A stretch of the Oncorhynchus clarkii lewisi isolate Uvic-CL-2024 chromosome 9, UVic_Ocla_1.0, whole genome shotgun sequence genome encodes the following:
- the LOC139417173 gene encoding 5-hydroxytryptamine receptor 3A-like, which produces MMLLTESCALAIHSHTNKKRSPATWTPLCEPVHTAMMIALWLLFSLALMAGGVSSMSNCSYHRLLDHLGLSQKSESLSNVRPVWNWTTPTPVMVDTYLYGILDVNEKSQTFTSHVMISMGWENELISWEPNDWCGIESVAVPRDMLWIPDVMILEDISDTGSITLSPYTEVAHSGMAYVTESRRLTTTCKMNLFKFPFDTQNCSITFISFMLKGIKLGPFSNSIIMSQFSEKVMVTLGEWDFLGIRLSMEKLIYDNNIVWDKLVYKISIRRRPLLYVINLLLPLLFFLILDLASFFIDEAKGEKLGYKVTILLSISVLLLILNDILPSTADDLPLIALYCIVIFALTGLSLLETMLVSFLIDMDSRVDHNIQTSSKTCEETPEETDCQRESQRDAEISLVKVEDIPNKDLNGDWLSNPCLLQRILEVRNIRQKCFFASVRCDKKKPGYWERVGRQIDQAYFCLYLITTIGFLVFTYHQWLH; this is translated from the exons ATGATGCTGTTGACTGAGTCATGCGCACTAGcaatacactcacacacaaataaAAAACGCAGCCCTGCCACTTGGACCCCACTCTGTGAGCCTGTACACACAGCAATGATGATCGCTCTGTGGCTTCTGTTTTCACTGGCTCTGATGG CAGGTGGCGTCTCAAGTATGAGCAATTGTTCCTATCATCGTCTTCTAGATCACCTGGGTCTGTCACAGAAAAGTGAGAGTTTATCAAATGTGCGGCCGGTGTGGAACTGGACAACACCTACGCCGGTTATGGTGGACACTTATCTATATGGTATTTTGGATGTG AATGAGAAGTCCCAAACCTTCACCTCCCATGTGATGATCTCAATG GGCTGGGAGAATGAACTGATATCGTGGGAACCCAATGACTGGTGTGGGATTGAGAGCGTAGCAGTTCCCAGAGACATGCTGTGGATACCAGATGTAATGATCTTAGAGGA CATTTCTGATACAGGCAGTATCACATTGAGCCCCTACACAGAGGTGGCCCACTCTGGCATGGCCTATGTGACAGAAAGCCGCCGGTTGACCACCACCTGCAAGATGAATCTTTTTAAGTTCCCCTTTGACACCCAGAACTGCAGCATTACCTTTATTTCCTTTATGCTAAAag GTATAAAGTTGGGGCCCTTCTCCAACAGCATTATCATGAGCCAATTTTCAGAGAAGGTCATGGTTACATTGGGGGAATGGGACTTCCTGGGCATTAGGTTGTCCATGGAAAAGCTAATCTACGACAACAACATTGTTTGGGACAAGCTGGTCTACAAG ATCAGCATACGAAGAAGGCCCCTTTTATATGTGATCAACCTCCTACTACCACTCTTGTTTTTCCTCATCCTGGACTTGGCCTCCTTTTTCATTGATGAGGCCAAGGGGGAAAAGCTGGGCTACAAAGTGACCATACTCTTGTCCATCTCTGTCTTACTGCTGATTCTCAATGACATCCTGCCTTCCACAGCAGATGACCTGCCACTCATAG CTCTTTACTGCATCGTAATCTTTGCCCTCACGGGCCTCAGTCTCCTGGAGACCATGCTGGTGAGCTTCCTGATTGATATGGACAGCAGGGTTGATCACAACATCCAGACCTCTTCTAAGACCTGTGAGGAGACTCCGGAAGAGACCGACTGCCAAAGAG AGTCTCAGAGAGATGCTGAGATCAGCCTGGTGAAGGTTGAGGACATTCCAAACAAGGACCTTAATGGAGACTGGCTGAGCAATCCCTGCCTACTGCAGCGGATCCTAGAGGTGCGGAACATACGgcagaaatgtttttttgctAGCGTGAGATGTGACAAGAAAAAGCCTGGGTACTGGGAGAGAGTGGGCCGACAAATTGACCAGGCTTACTTTTGCCTTTATCTCATCACCACCATTGGTTTTCTGGTATTCACTTATCATCAGTGGCTTCATTAG
- the LOC139416109 gene encoding zinc finger protein 436-like — MSLLKYSPSAKEEGVCWTEKEALGLDIVVKEEEEEDVPVKKENKEIPVKEEDGEFRVKEEEDVTVNEEEKEKEQDTVFGVKEEGEITVTLKEEDETGDLINTEERPDSHSDSGESPSGEPDAETSKQARRHHCSQCGKSFTQLRGLKMHRRIHTGDTPYHCIHCGKSFRWLGSLKDHKRIHTGEKPHHCSECGKRFTRLLHLTSHQRTHTGEKPFPCSQCGKGFTQLGSLKEHERIHTGESPFPCSQCGKSFTRLRSLKGHERTHTGERPFQCSQCGKGFNRIGSLKEHERTHTGEKPFQCSQCGNRFTRLGNLKGHERIHTKPQEEEEEKKYHCSHCGKKFFRSEDLKTHERIERLCSDLSF, encoded by the exons ATGAGTTTACTAAAATACTCTCCATCTGCTAAAGAAGAgggggtctgctggacggagaaagaagctctggggCTGGACATTGTcgtaaaagaggaggaggaagaggatgttccagtgaaaaaagaaaataaagaaattcctgtgaaagaagaggatggagagttcagagtgaaagaggaggaggatgttactgtgaacgaagaggagaaagagaaggaacagGATACCGTTTttggagtgaaggaggagggggagataacTGTCACattgaaagaggaggatgagactggagatctgattaacaccg aagagagaccagactctcactctgacagcggggagagtccttcaggggaaccagaTGCAGAGACGTCCAAACAAGCGAGACGACaccactgttcccagtgtggaaagagttttactcagttaAGGGGCCTGAAAATGCATaggagaatacacacaggagatacACCTTACCACTGTAtccactgtggaaagagttttaggtGGTTAGGAAGCCTAAAGGACCATAAGAGaatacacacgggagagaagcctcACCACTGCTCCGAGTGTGGAAAGCGTTTTACCCGATTACTACACCTGACATCACatcaaaggacacacacaggagaaaagcctttcccatgttcccagtgtggaaagggttttacccagttagggagcctgaaggagcatgagagaatacacacaggagaaagccCTTTCccatgctcccagtgtggaaagagttttacccgtTTAAGGAGCTTGAAggggcatgagaggacacacacaggagaaaggcctttccaatgttcccagtgtggaaagggttttaaccGGATAGGGAGTCTGAAggagcatgagaggacacacacaggagaaaagcctttccaatgttctCAGTGTGGAAATAGATTTACCCGGTTAGGGAACCTGAAAGGGCATGAAAGAATACATACAAAaccacaggaggaggaggaggagaagaaataCCATTGCTCTCATTGTGGAAAGAAATTTTTCCGATCAGAggacctgaaaacacatgagagGATAGAGAGGCTGTGTTCTGACTTAAGTTTTTGA